The following is a genomic window from Pseudomonas parafulva.
CCCAGGCCCGTCAACGCATCGAGCTGGACGCTTTGGCTCGCGAGGAGCTGGCCGAACTGACCCCGCTGGCGCTGCGCCGCGACGTGGAGCTGGTGCTGGACGAAGACGGCCCCAGCCCGGTACACGCCGACCCGACGGCCATGACCGTGATGCTGCAGAACCTGGTGGGCAACGCGTTGCAATTCAGCCCGCCCGGCAGCGAAATCACCGTGACCTTGCGCCGCCAGCCGGGCTGGACCGAGTTGCAGGTGCTCGATCAAGGCCCCGGCGTCGCCAGCGAAGCGCTCACCCGCCTGAGCGACCGTTTCTACAGCGCCAACAACCCGGCCGGCGCCGGCCTGGGGCTGGCGATCGTGGCGCTGGTGATCGACCAGCTCGATGGCGCTCTGGAGTTCTTCAACCGCGAAGGCGGCGGCTTCGGCGTGCGCGTGCGGGTGCCGAACTGATTCATTTGCAAAGCCGATCAATGGCAAAGAAAAACAAACTTCTCAAATCAGCGCCCGCCAGGGATGCTGTGCCATCCTTCACCGTCTGCGGAGAACAACAATGAAAGAAGTCGCCATCGTCGCCGCCACCCGCACTGCCATCGGCAGCTTCCAAGGGGCCTTGGCCAACGTCTCGGCCGTCGACCTGGGCGCTGCGGTGATCCAGCGCCTGCTGGCCCAGACCGGCCTGGACCCGGCGCAGGTCGACGAGGTGATCCTCGGCCAGGTACTCACCGCAGGCGCCGGGCAGAACCCCGCGCGCCAGGCAGCGGTCAAGGCTGGCCTGCCCCACGCGGTGCCGGCACTGACCCTGAACAAGGTCTGCGGCTCGGGCCTGAAGGCCGTGCACCTGGCGGCCCAGGCGATTCGCTGCGGCGATGCCGAGGTGGTGATCGCCGGCGGTCAGGAGAACATGAGCCTGGCGCCGTACGTGCTACCCTCGGCACGCACCGGCCAGCGCATGGGTCACGGTCAACTGGTCGACAGCATGATCACCGACGGCCTGTGGGACGCCTTCAACGACTACCACATGGGCATCACCGCCGAGAACCTGGTGAGCCAATACGGCATCAGCCGCGAGGCCCAGGATACCTTCGCCGCCGAGTCCCAGCGCAAAGCACTGGCGGCCATCGAGGCCGGGCGCTTCGAGGACGAGATCACGCCCATTCACATTCCCCAGCGCAAAGGCGAACCGCGGGTATTCGACACCGACGAGCAACCGCGCCCCGGCACCACGGCCGAGTCGCTGGGCAAACTGCGGGC
Proteins encoded in this region:
- a CDS encoding acetyl-CoA C-acetyltransferase translates to MKEVAIVAATRTAIGSFQGALANVSAVDLGAAVIQRLLAQTGLDPAQVDEVILGQVLTAGAGQNPARQAAVKAGLPHAVPALTLNKVCGSGLKAVHLAAQAIRCGDAEVVIAGGQENMSLAPYVLPSARTGQRMGHGQLVDSMITDGLWDAFNDYHMGITAENLVSQYGISREAQDTFAAESQRKALAAIEAGRFEDEITPIHIPQRKGEPRVFDTDEQPRPGTTAESLGKLRAAFKADGSVTAGNASSLNDGAAAVLLMSVEKAQALGLPVLATISGYASAGVDPAIMGIGPVSATRRCLDKAGWQLADLDLIEANEAFAAQALAVGQELGWDAAKVNVNGGAIALGHPIGASGCRVLVTLLHEMIKRDAKKGLATLCIGGGQGVALTLQR